One window of Papaver somniferum cultivar HN1 chromosome 9, ASM357369v1, whole genome shotgun sequence genomic DNA carries:
- the LOC113309364 gene encoding kanadaptin-like — protein MKVPMGPPPPVNPNPPKLDSDSVTMKVPMGPPPPKNPNPPKIDTDSVTMKDPMGPPPPVNPNPPKIDAEIDGGIQKNTTTCTAAATTSTTKSSEPVNVAIPYTIPPWSAPPCHPFFVEVLKDGSIIDRFDVSTKGAYMFGRVDLCDFVLEHPKISRFHAVLQFKPSGEAYLYDLASTHGTSINKNQVKRKTYTDLHVGDVVRFGQSSRMYIFQGPSELMPPEGDLSKIRSAAKIREEVRDREASLRRAKLQASLADGISWGLSEDAIEEAKEETEEITWQTYKGQLTERQEKTREKIIKRTEKIAHMKKEIDAIRAKDISQGGLTQGQQTQIARNEQRMSQILEELESLEETLNDSIQESLGARGGKRHGKNKGATEDEEEAVSDEDDFYDRTKKKPICKTGENKSVETADSLLDKKDAIISEMEIKASLLLSEKNKRIPEVAQSSEGGDESGDALDAYMTGLSSQLVLDTTTQLQAEISSLQTEHDRILYLLKIADPTGEASKRRISKIEVSKSKEAGVISPVTEKQPVEKKKSSTTLQKPKDGPIPEAGISPSIITTQEPKPLKKQETDTGVNESKAAVYIATKPVWLGAMDDIKKEDSNPVEVPSDTNEPDQFIDYKDRMKALAKVSDSSMTSEMEIENAAPGLIIRKRKHVEKPTLSVQTAASTAADAVALLLKHKKGYLASDELEEHGSTEIVAHPKTEMKSRRVVGPERPKFLENNNPDYETWVPPEGQSGDGWTSLNERYGY, from the coding sequence ATGAAAGTCCCTATGGGTCCTCCACCTCCTGTAAACCCTAATCCCCCAAAACTTGATTCAGATTCTGTAACAATGAAGGTACCCATGGGTCCTCCACCTCCTAAGAACCCTAATCCCCCCAAAATTGATACAGATTCTGTAACAATGAAGGACCCTATGGGTCCTCCCCCTCCTGTAAATCCTAATCCCCCCAAAATTGATGCAGAAATTGATGGAGGAATTCAGAAAAACACTACAACCTGTACTGCTGCTGCAACCACTTCTACTACTAAGTCCAGTGAACCTGTTAATGTTGCAATTCCATATACAATTCCTCCATGGAGTGCTCCACCTTGTCATCCTTTCTTTGTTGAGGTTCTCAAGGATGGATCAATAATTGACAGGTTTGATGTGTCGACGAAGGGGGCATATATGTTTGGGCGTGTTGATCTATGTGATTTTGTTCTTGAGCACCCAAAAATTTCTAGGTTTCATGCTGTTCTCCAATTTAAACCAAGTGGAGAAGCATACCTGTATGATCTTGCAAGTACGCATGGCACTTCTATCAATAAGAATCAGGTGAAGAGAAAGACATACACGGATTTGCATGTTGGTGATGTGGTGCGATTTGGCCAGTCTTCTCGAATGTATATATTTCAAGGACCTTCGGAGCTGATGCCACCGGAAGGTGACTTGAGTAAGATTCGAAGTGCTGCTAAGATTCGTGAGGAAGTCCGAGATCGTGAAGCTTCACTTCGTCGAGCTAAACTGCAAGCATCTCTTGCTGATGGTATTTCATGGGGTCTTTCAGAAGATGCAATTGAAGAAGCCAAGGAGGAAACAGAAGAAATTACCTGGCAAACTTACAAAGGGCAGCTTACTGAGAGGCAGGAGAAGACACGTGAAAAAATTATCAAGAGAACTGAGAAGATAGCGCATATGAAGAAAGAGATTGATGCAATTCGAGCTAAGGACATATCTCAAGGTGGATTAACACAAGGCCAACAAACTCAGATTGCTCGGAATGAACAACGAATGTCTCAGATCCTGGAAGAACTTGAAAGCTTGGAGGAGACCCTGAATGATAGTATCCAAGAAAGTCTAGGGGCACGCGGCGGGAAAAGACATGGTAAGAACAAAGGAGCTACAGAGGACGAAGAAGAAGCTGTAAGCGATGAGGATGACTTCTATGACCGTACAAAGAAGAAGCCCATATGCAAAACTGGTGAAAACAAGTCAGTTGAAACAGCCGATTCTCTTCTTGATAAGAAAGATGCCATCATAAGTGAAATGGAGATCAAAGCAAGTTTACTATTGAGTGAGAAAAATAAAAGGATACCAGAAGTTGCGCAATCAAGTGAAGGTGGAGATGAAAGTGGAGATGCCCTTGATGCTTACATGACTGGGCTTTCATCCCAACTAGTGCTTGATACTACCACACAACTTCAGGCAGAAATATCTTCTCTCCAGACCGAGCACGACAGAATCCTCTACTTGCTGAAAATCGCAGATCCAACAGGTGAAGCTTCTAAGAGAAGAATATCAAAAATTGAGGTGTCAAAATCTAAAGAAGCGGGTGTTATTTCTCCTGTCACAGAGAAACAACcagtagaaaagaagaagagctcTACTACATTACAGAAGCCCAAAGATGGTCCCATCCCGGAAGCAGGAATTAGTCCTAGTATCATTACTACACAAGAACCTAAGCCTCTAAAGAAACAAGAAACTGATACTGGAGTAAACGAAAGTAAAGCTGCTGTTTACATAGCCACCAAACCTGTATGGCTCGGAGCAATGGATGACATAAAAAAGGAAGATTCTAACCCAGTGGAAGTTCCATCAGATACGAACGAACCAGATCAATTTATTGATTATAAAGATAGGATGAAAGCTCTTGCCAAGGTAAGTGATTCTTCAATGACCTCGGAGATGGAGATTGAAAATGCTGCCCCTGGTTTAATAATAAGGAAACGGAAGCATGTGGAGAAACCTACTCTGTCAGTGCAAACTGCTGCATCGACGGCTGCTGATGCTGTGGCGTTGTTGTTGAAGCATAAAAAAGGGTATTTGGCATCAGATGAGCTGGAAGAACATGGAAGCACTGAAATTGTTGCTCATCCCaaaacagaaatgaagtccagaaGAGTTGTTGGCCCAGAGAGACCTAAATTTCTTGAGAATAATAATCCAGACTATGAGACTTGGGTGCCTCCAGAAGGACAATCGGGTGATGGCTGGACATCGTTGAATGAACGCTATGGTTACTAA